A stretch of the Marmota flaviventris isolate mMarFla1 chromosome 12, mMarFla1.hap1, whole genome shotgun sequence genome encodes the following:
- the Avpr1b gene encoding vasopressin V1b receptor, which produces MDLEPSWTAIPNPGGTLFAPNATTPWLGRDEELAKVEIGILATVLVLATGSNLAVLLTLGQPGRKRSRMHLFVLHLALTDLGVALFQVLPQLLWDITYRFQGPDLLCRAVKYLQVLSMFASTYMLLAMTVDRYLAVCHPLRSLQQPSQSTYPLIAAPWLLAAILSLPQVFIFSLREVIQGTGVLDCWADFRFSWGPRAYITWTTLAIFVLPVAILTACYSLICHEICKNLKVKTQAGRVEAGGWRTWDKPSPSAPAAAKRGLPSRVSSISTISRAKIRTVKMTFIIVLAYIACWAPFFSVQMWSVWDEDAPDEDSTNVAFTISMLLGNISSCCNPWIYMGFNSHLLPRPLRHLACCGGARPRMRRQLSSSSLSSRRTTLLTRSSCPPTLSLSLSSRPGPAESLKDLEQADGEATTETSIF; this is translated from the exons ATGGATTTGGAGCCTTCCTGGACTGCCATACCCAACCCTGGGGGCACCCTTTTTGCCCCCAATGCCACAACACCCTGGCTGGGCCGGGATGAGGAGCTGGCCAAGGTGGAGATTGGCATACTGGCTACCGTCCTGGTGCTGGCCACAGGGAGCAACCTGGCTGTGCTGCTGACCCTGGGCCAGCCAGGTCGCAAGCGCTCCCGCATGCACCTGTTTGTGCTGCACCTGGCCCTGACTGACCTGGGTGTGGCACTCTTCCAGGTGCTGCCCCAGCTGCTCTGGGACATCACCTACCGCTTCCAGGGTCCTGACCTCCTCTGCCGGGCTGTCAAGTACCTGCAGGTGCTCAGCATGTTTGCCTCCACCTACATGCTGCTGGCCATGACAGTGGACCGATACCTGGCCGTCTGTCATCCCCTACGCAGCCTCCAGCAGCCCAGCCAGTCCACTTACCCACTCATCGCGGCTCCCTGGTTGCTGGCTGCCATCCTTAGCCTCCCTCAagtcttcatattttctttgcGGGAGGTGATCCAGGGCACAGGGGTGCTGGACTGCTGGGCTGATTTCCGCTTCTCCTGGGGGCCACGGGCCTACATCACCTGGACTACTCTGGCCATCTTTGTCCTGCCTGTGGCCATACTTACAGCCTGCTACAGCCTCATCTGCCATGAGATCTGTAAGAACCTAAAAGTCAAGACACAGGCTGGGAGGGTGGAAGCAGGGGGCTGGAGGACTTGGGACAAGCCTTCACCTTCTGCCCCAGCTGCGGCCAAGCGGGGGCTACCATCTCGGGTCAGCAGCATCAGCACCATCTCTCGGGCCAAGATCCGAACGGTGAAGATGACCTTCATCATCGTGCTGGCCTACATCGCTTGCTGGGCACCCTTCTTCAGTGTCCAGATGTGGTCTGTGTGGGATGAGGATGCCCCTGATGAAG ATTCCACCAACGTGGCCTTTACCATCTCCATGCTTTTGGGCAACATCAGCAGCTGCTGCAACCCCTGGATCTACATGGGCTTCAATAGCCACCTGTTACCACGCCCCCTGCGTCATCTTGCCTGTTGTGGGGGAGCCCGGCCCCGCATGCGTAGACAGCTCTCCAGCAGCAGTCTCTCCAGCCGCCGCACCACCCTGCTGACCCGCTCCAGCTGCCCACCcaccctcagcctcagcctcagttCGAGGCCAGGGCCGGCAGAGTCACTGAAGGATTTAGAACAGGCAGACGGGGAAGCCACCACTGAGACCAGCATCTTTTAG